In Deinococcus aerius, the genomic window GTGTTCCGCTCGCAGGGGGCGGGGGGACAGGGCGTGAACACCACCGACTCGGCCGTGCGCCTGACGCACATCCCCACTGGGATCGCCGTGGCCTCACAGCAGACGCGCTCGCAGATCAAGAACCACGAGATCGCCCTCCAGATCCTCAAGCAGCGCCTCTACGACATCGAGATGCGGAGGCGCGAGGAGGAGGAGGCCAAGGCGCGCGGCGAGCAGAAGAGGATCGAGTGGGGCTCGCAGATTCGCTCCTATGTCCTCGACAAGCAGTACGTCAAGGACCACCGCACGGGCCTGATGAAGCACAACCCCGACGACGTGCTGGACGGCGATCTCGACGACCTGATGTGGGCCGGCCTGGAATGGCTGGCAGGCAAACGCGCCGCCGAGGACGCGGGGGACGAGGAGTAACCGCGGGAGGGCCGAATGGGGGGAGTCCAGGGGGACCCTCCTCTTTTTTGCGCTCCAGGTGAGCCTCCGACAGGTTTACGTGACAATTCCGCCTTTACAGTGGCGGTGGCTGACGCCCCCCTACCCGCCTCCCGCAAGGGGCGGCACGTCCTCCCTTTTTCCCTATGGCTCCCATGACTGCTGACCGCTCCATCCCCGGTTACAAACTCCTCCACCTGCTGGGGCGAGGCCACACCTCGCTCGTGCATCTCGCGCAGGACGCGCGGGGGCAGCAGGTCGCCCTGAAAATCCCGCTGGAGGAGACGCTGCGCGCGCAGGAGGCCGCCGAGCGGTTCGGCAACGAGGTCCGGCTAACCCTCCAGTTCCGTCACCCCCATGTGGTGCAGGGGTACGCGGGCACCCCTTTCGGCCCGAAGGCCTTCGTGGCCGTGCGCTACTACCCCGAGGGCACCCTCTGCGACCTGCTGGCGGCCCGGGCGGGCGAGCGGCTGCCGCTGGAAGAAGCCCTGCGGCTGCTGGCGGACGTGGCCTCGGGGCTCACCTACCTGCACCGCCTGGGCGCCGTCCACCAGGACGTGAAGACGCAGAACGTGTACGTGGACGGCGGCCGCGCCGCGCTGGGGGACCTGGGCAGCGCGTACCTGACGGCGCAGGGGGGGCAGTCCAGCGGGAGCCCCTACTACATGGCCCCCGAAATCTACCGGGGCGAGAGCAGCAGCGCCGCCAGCGACGTGTACAGCCTCGGGGTGCTGGCCTATGAACTCCTCGGCGGTCAGCGGCCCCACCAGGGCGACACCTACGAGGACCTCATGGCCGCGCACCTGACGCGCTTCGCCCCGCCCCTGCTGCGCCTCAACCCTGCCGTGCCGCGCGTGGTCGCCCGGCTGGTGGAACTCGCCCTCGCCAAGCGCCCGCAGGACCGGCCCAAGGCGGACGCCCTGCGGCGCACGTTCCTGGCCGTACTGGGAGAAGTGCCCGAGGACGAGGGACCCGAGGAGGATGCCTGCCCCGGGGGAGCGGCCCCCGCACCCAGGCAGGTGGGCCGCCACGGGCAGTCGGCGCCAGCCCCATGTTCCCCCGAGACTTCCCCCACCGGGGAAAAGGTCGGCTCCCGCTGGAATCCCTTCAGGCGCCGGAAGTCGTCCTGAGCGGCAGGTGCAGCTCGTAGCGTCCGGGCCGGGGCTCGAATCCCAGGCGGCGGTTCACGGCGAGCATGGGCGCGTTGGAGCTGTGGTTGTTCGTCCGCATGACGGTCAGCCCGGCCTCCCGCGCCCGGCGGATCGCGTGCAGCTTGAGGGGCAGCGCGAGGCCGCGCCCGCGTGCCCGCGGGTGGGTCGCGGTGAGTTCGTTGTAGGCCAGGTCCCGGTGCTGGACCATCGCCGTTGTGCCCAGCCACTCCCCGTCCGGTCCCGCGGCGAGGATGAGCCAGTCGGGGCGCGGGTCATGGTCGAGGTGCAGAATCCCGCGCACCTGGCCCAGGGACCACCGCGGAAGGCCGGCCAGGTCGGGCGTCTCGGTCAACCGGTCCGCGGCGAAGTTCAGGTAACGCTCGAGTGTCGCCCCGTCTGCCCCGCTCAGGTCCGTGAAGGTCACGCCCTGCGCCTCTGCCCGCGCGAGGGCGTCCAGGTGCGGCGTCTCGTCGAAGGTGGCGAGGTCAAGTTCCGAGGCGAAGCGGTGCGCGTGTTCGTGAAAGCCCCGGCGTTCGGCCCAGGCCCGGCTGGGGGCGTCCGTATCATCCACATCGGCGACGAGGCCAGAGGCGCCCGCTTCCCGAACAGTCTGCTCCACGCCCTCCCACAGGGCCCGGCCTACACCCCAGCCCCGCGCCTCCGGCAGAACGAAGAGGCGGGCGTGCAGAAACCCCGGCGGGTCGAAGGGAAAGAAGTGCAGCAGAGCCCCGCCCCACACCTCTCCAGCCTCCTGCGCCACCCAGCGGCGGCTGAAGTGCGTGGGGTCTCGGCGGGCGTCCTCGGCCCGCACGCCTTCGGCGGTGAGGGGATGACCCGTGACGGCCGTGACCAGGGCGGCCCAGGCCGGTGCGTCCTCATCCCGGTAGGGGCGAATCCGGGGCGTCATGCCGCGCCCTCCACCGCCTTCACCATCTGCCGAATCGCCCCCAGGTGGTAGGCGACGTGGGCCACCCCGCCCGTCAGTCCGCCCGTCGCGTCACCGTTGGCGGGAAGATCAGCCCGAGTGCGGGCAAACGCCACCAGTTCCTCGTAGGCCCGACGGACCCGCGCCCGCACCGCCTGCCATTCTTCCCCGCTCACCTGCGCGGGCTGGAAACTGCCCTTCCAGTCGAAGGGGCCCCGGTCGCCGTCGCGTTCCCAGCGCACGATGACCTCCATGTGGAAGGCGGTATGCGCCGCGTGTCCGGCAATCGTCGAGCCGTTTACGTCCCGGCTGGCCTGCTCGGCGCTCAGCGCCTCCAGGGTGGCGAGCAGGCCGTGATTGCCGCTGCCATCGGCCCCCGTGCCGTCCAGAAAAGCGGTCCCCTGGCCGGGCGTGCCCCCCTCCACCGCCTCTTTCAGGATGTCGAGGATGCCCTCTAACCAGTTTTGTTCCACCTGTTCGGTCATGCCCCAGCGTACCGGGCGGAACGGCCCTCCCCAATCGTCCGGCTGGCTCTGGCAACGGGGCCTCTCCTCTGCTAGAGTCTCCAGTTGCGCCGCCCGGCGAGGCACGACCCTGCCTGAGCGCGGCAGAAAGAGAGGTGAATCATGAACCAGTACGACCTGAACCTGATCCTGAACCCCAACCTGAGCGCCGAGCAGCTCCAGATCGAGAAGGACTACATCGACACGACGCTGCGCAACGCCGGGGCCGAGGTGACCAACCTGGACGATGTGGGCAACCGCCGCCTGGCGTACGCCGTCGGCAAGGACCGCGAGGGCTACTACCTGATGTACACCATCCGGGCCGGGGGCAACCCCGAGAAGGACATCGCGGCGACCCTGAGGTTGCGCGACAACGTGCGCCGCATCCTGGTGGTCAAGGACCGCCCGGAGTGGAAGACCAAGAAGGCCTGAGCCGTTATGCCGTTGACGTAACGATTGTGCCCTGTTATTCTTTGGTCAACCCGCAAGGGCCACACGCCAGCAACGCCAAAGCCCCAGTTATTTCGCCAGCAACAAAGGAGACCCAGTTATGGCCCGAGGCATGAACCACGTTTACCTGATCGGCGCCCTCGCCCGCGATCCCGAACTCCGTTACACGCCCAGCGGCGTGGCCGTCTTCGAGGCCACTGTTGCGGGTGAAGACCACCTGATCGGGAACGACGGCCGCGAGCGCAAGCTCCCCTGGTACCACCGCGTCTCCATCCTGGGCAAACCCGCCGAGTGGCAGGCCGAGAAGGGCCTGAAGTCCGGCGACCCCGTGATGGTGGAAGGCAGCCTGGATTACAGCCAGTGGGAAGCGCCCGAGGGCGGCAAGCGCAGCATGGTCAAGGTGAAGGCGCTGCGCATCGAGCAGCTCGGCTACACCCCTGACCTCGTGCAGGACGCCGGAGGCGGCGTTCGCATGGGCAGCGGCATGAACGAAGTGATCGTCATCGGGAACGTGACCCGCGACCCCGAACTGCGCTACACCCCCGCCGGAGACGCCGTGCTCGGGCTCGGCCTGGCCGTGAACGAGACCTGGAACGACCGCGCTGGGCAGAAGCAGGAAAAGACGCACTGGATCGACGTGACGCTGTGGCGCGACCTCGCCGAGAGCATGAAGGACCTGAAGAAGGGCGATCCCGTCCTGGTGCAGGGCCGACTGGTGAACGAGGCGTGGACCGACCGTGACGGCAACAAGCGCAACAGCACCAAAGTAGAGGCGGCGCGAGTCGAAGCCCTGTCCCGAGGCGCGGGCATGACCGGCAGTCCCGCAGCCACCCCCGCCGGACCTCGCACGCAGACCGCGAGAGTCGAGGCGCGCCCCCAGCAGAGCGGCGGTTACGGCGCCAGCCGTGCCCAGGCGCCTGCGCGGGCGGCGACCACGGGGACCCGTTCGGGCGGCTTGGATATTGATCAAGGTCTCGACGATTTCCCGCCGGAAGAAGAAGACCTGCCCTTTTAAAGCAGGTCCTGAGGAACCCACATGACGCAGAGCAGCAATGCGGAGCGCAAGCCCCGCGGCAAGGGGCCCAAGCGCCCCCGCAAGCCGAAGGTCGATCCGTTCTCCATCGGGGAACTGGAGATCACCGACTACAAAGACGTGAAGATGCTTCGCCGGTTCGTTTCGGACACCGGCAAGATCCTCCCCCGCCGCCGCACCGGCCTCTCGGCCAAGCACCAGCGCCGTATCTCGCAGACGATCAAGATCGCCCGCCAGCTCGCGCTGCTGCCCTACACCGAGAAGCTGGTCCGCAAGTAAGGAGACTGGGCCATGCAAGTGATCCTTCTTGAACCCGGTCGCCTGGGCCAGACCGGCGACGTGGTAACCGTCAAGCCCGGCTACGCCCGCAACTTCCTGATTCCGCGCGGCATGGCGACCCCCGCCAACGCCGCCAACATGAAGACCCTGGAGGCCCAGCTCCGCGCCCGCAAGAAGCAGCAGGAGCGGGAGAAGGCCCAGGCCGAGGACCTCGCCAGCCGCCTGAACGGCGTGGCCGTGGAACTCAGCGTCCGCGCGGGCGAGGGCAAGATTTACGGCGCCGTGACCCACGCCGACGTGGCGGGCGCGCTTGACCGCCTCGGCTTCGACGTGGACCGCCGCCGAATCGAGATGCCGAAGACCGTCAAGGAAATCGGCGAGTACGACATCGCCTACCGCGCGCATCCGGAAGTCACCATTCCGATGAAGCTCGTGGTTCACGCGCAGAAGTAAGACGGCGCAGCAAGGAAGGCCCCGGCGAACGCTGGGGCTTTTTGCGTGGGGAGGGGGAGCCACGGTGGCGAAGCGGGCAGGTGCTTACCCTGGGTCATGCGTCGCGCTTTTGCCGCCCTGCTCCTGCTCTTCCCGCCATCCGCCCTCGCGCAGTCGGGCTCCGTTCCAGAGGGCCTGACGCCCGCCCTGCTCGCCCAGCTCCGGGCGGGAGGGCTGGTGCTGTACTTCCGCCACTTCGATACGGAGGGGGCCGACGCCCCCCGGGTGGACCTGCGCGACTGCGCCACCCAGCGGAACCTGAGCGAACAGGGCCGCGCGAACGCCCGCGAGGTCGGGCAACTTCTGCGGGAGCTGCGTGTCCCCGTCGGCACCGTGCTGAGCGGCGAGTATTGCCGCAACCGGAACAGCGCCACGCTGCTTGCCGGACGGGTGACGCCCACCCCCGCCCTGAACAACCCCTACTTCCGCACGGGAACGGAGGCGGACCGGCAGCGGGTGATCGCCAACCTTCGCGCCCTGCTCAGGACGCCACCCCGCGCGGGCACGAACACGGTCATTGTCACGCACGAGCAGAACCTGCGCCTGACGACGGGCTGGATGCTGGCGGAGGGGGAGGCGGCGGTGTTGAAACCCGCTGCGGACGGCAGCTTTACCGTCCTGGCAAGGATCAGGCCGGAGGACTGGAAGGCGGCGCTGAAGCTCGGACGCTGACCCTCACGCCGTGCCCTGAGCCCCCCGACTTTGCGCGCCCGCTGACAGCCTCCAGCCCTGCCGCCGGGTACGGTGGGGCCGGAGGTTTCCCATGCTCAAGCACACGCTGACGCTGGCCGCCCTCGCCCTTTCCTCCCTCGCGCTCGGTCAGGCGGTGAAGGGATCGGTCAGGCGGTGAAGGGAACTGACGTGACCGTGACGAGTGGTGGGAGGGCCTACAAGAGCTATCTCGCCGCGCCCGCCTCGGCCACGCGCAAGCCCGCCGTCATCCTGCTGCACTCCTTCCGGGGGCTGGAGCAGGGCTACCGCGACCTGGTGGACGAGATGGCGGCGGCGGGCTTCGTGACGCTCGCGCTGGGCTGGCAAACCTTCGAGCAGGAGCCCAGCGACGTGACGGTGAAGACGCTCGTGGAGGACGGCCTGAAGTACCTCGCGGCGCGCAACGACGTGAACATCAATGCCGTCGGCCTGACAGGTTTCTGCGCGGGTGGGCGCTACACCATGCTGCTGCTCCCGCAGATGAAGGGGTTCAAGGCGGGCGTGGCGTGGTACGGCTTCCCGGATCAGGGCGGGACGGCGGCCAAACCGCAGGCTCCGAGTGCCTTTATCAACCAATTGACGGCGCTCATGCTGATCATCCACGGGACGCGGGATCAGCCCAGCCCCATCGCCACCATCTACGCCTACGCGGGAAAGCTGGACGCCGCGAACAAGAAGTTCAAGCTCAGCGTGTATCAGGGCGAGCCCCACAGTTTTCTGCTTCAGAACAGCCGGATTGCCGACACCTTCGCCAGCCGCGACGCCCGGCGCGACATGTTGAACTACTTCCGCGAGTACCTGCGCTGAGAGTGGGGCCTCCCGGTCATTCAGGGCTACAGTAGGGGCACCAATTCCCAGTTCTTCCCGGAGGTGCCCCCATGAAGACGCCCCTCACCCCGCTTGACCTCGTCCGGCGCGGCCTCAAAACTTACCCGCAGCGGACCGCCGTGACCCAGCCGGGCGGCCCCTCCTTCACCTACCGCGAGTGGGGCGAGCGCATCTACCGCCTGGCGCG contains:
- a CDS encoding serine/threonine-protein kinase, with the protein product MTADRSIPGYKLLHLLGRGHTSLVHLAQDARGQQVALKIPLEETLRAQEAAERFGNEVRLTLQFRHPHVVQGYAGTPFGPKAFVAVRYYPEGTLCDLLAARAGERLPLEEALRLLADVASGLTYLHRLGAVHQDVKTQNVYVDGGRAALGDLGSAYLTAQGGQSSGSPYYMAPEIYRGESSSAASDVYSLGVLAYELLGGQRPHQGDTYEDLMAAHLTRFAPPLLRLNPAVPRVVARLVELALAKRPQDRPKADALRRTFLAVLGEVPEDEGPEEDACPGGAAPAPRQVGRHGQSAPAPCSPETSPTGEKVGSRWNPFRRRKSS
- a CDS encoding GNAT family N-acetyltransferase, which translates into the protein MTPRIRPYRDEDAPAWAALVTAVTGHPLTAEGVRAEDARRDPTHFSRRWVAQEAGEVWGGALLHFFPFDPPGFLHARLFVLPEARGWGVGRALWEGVEQTVREAGASGLVADVDDTDAPSRAWAERRGFHEHAHRFASELDLATFDETPHLDALARAEAQGVTFTDLSGADGATLERYLNFAADRLTETPDLAGLPRWSLGQVRGILHLDHDPRPDWLILAAGPDGEWLGTTAMVQHRDLAYNELTATHPRARGRGLALPLKLHAIRRAREAGLTVMRTNNHSSNAPMLAVNRRLGFEPRPGRYELHLPLRTTSGA
- a CDS encoding DinB family protein, whose product is MTEQVEQNWLEGILDILKEAVEGGTPGQGTAFLDGTGADGSGNHGLLATLEALSAEQASRDVNGSTIAGHAAHTAFHMEVIVRWERDGDRGPFDWKGSFQPAQVSGEEWQAVRARVRRAYEELVAFARTRADLPANGDATGGLTGGVAHVAYHLGAIRQMVKAVEGAA
- the rpsF gene encoding 30S ribosomal protein S6, with the translated sequence MNQYDLNLILNPNLSAEQLQIEKDYIDTTLRNAGAEVTNLDDVGNRRLAYAVGKDREGYYLMYTIRAGGNPEKDIAATLRLRDNVRRILVVKDRPEWKTKKA
- a CDS encoding single-stranded DNA-binding protein, coding for MARGMNHVYLIGALARDPELRYTPSGVAVFEATVAGEDHLIGNDGRERKLPWYHRVSILGKPAEWQAEKGLKSGDPVMVEGSLDYSQWEAPEGGKRSMVKVKALRIEQLGYTPDLVQDAGGGVRMGSGMNEVIVIGNVTRDPELRYTPAGDAVLGLGLAVNETWNDRAGQKQEKTHWIDVTLWRDLAESMKDLKKGDPVLVQGRLVNEAWTDRDGNKRNSTKVEAARVEALSRGAGMTGSPAATPAGPRTQTARVEARPQQSGGYGASRAQAPARAATTGTRSGGLDIDQGLDDFPPEEEDLPF
- the rpsR gene encoding 30S ribosomal protein S18, translated to MTQSSNAERKPRGKGPKRPRKPKVDPFSIGELEITDYKDVKMLRRFVSDTGKILPRRRTGLSAKHQRRISQTIKIARQLALLPYTEKLVRK
- the rplI gene encoding 50S ribosomal protein L9 yields the protein MQVILLEPGRLGQTGDVVTVKPGYARNFLIPRGMATPANAANMKTLEAQLRARKKQQEREKAQAEDLASRLNGVAVELSVRAGEGKIYGAVTHADVAGALDRLGFDVDRRRIEMPKTVKEIGEYDIAYRAHPEVTIPMKLVVHAQK
- a CDS encoding histidine phosphatase family protein encodes the protein MRRAFAALLLLFPPSALAQSGSVPEGLTPALLAQLRAGGLVLYFRHFDTEGADAPRVDLRDCATQRNLSEQGRANAREVGQLLRELRVPVGTVLSGEYCRNRNSATLLAGRVTPTPALNNPYFRTGTEADRQRVIANLRALLRTPPRAGTNTVIVTHEQNLRLTTGWMLAEGEAAVLKPAADGSFTVLARIRPEDWKAALKLGR
- a CDS encoding dienelactone hydrolase family protein, which produces MKGTDVTVTSGGRAYKSYLAAPASATRKPAVILLHSFRGLEQGYRDLVDEMAAAGFVTLALGWQTFEQEPSDVTVKTLVEDGLKYLAARNDVNINAVGLTGFCAGGRYTMLLLPQMKGFKAGVAWYGFPDQGGTAAKPQAPSAFINQLTALMLIIHGTRDQPSPIATIYAYAGKLDAANKKFKLSVYQGEPHSFLLQNSRIADTFASRDARRDMLNYFREYLR